Proteins from one Eriocheir sinensis breed Jianghai 21 chromosome 27, ASM2467909v1, whole genome shotgun sequence genomic window:
- the LOC127004045 gene encoding uncharacterized protein LOC127004045 isoform X18, with translation MVSCEGSFSSFSVTTTSFVLLPGRISFVISVRSVIRGPSPFSVTFLVSTEVSLMVSREGSFSSFSVTSTSFVLLPGRISFVISVRSVIRGPSTFSVTFLVSREVSLMVSREGSFSSFSVTSTSFVLLPGRISFVISVRSVIRGPSPFSVTFLVSREDSLMVSCEGSFSSFSVTKVSFVLLPGRISFVISVRSVIRGPSPFSVTFLVSTEVSLMVSCEGSFSSFSVTSTSFVLLPGRISFVISVRSVIRGPSPFSVTFLVSTEVSLMVSCEGSFSFSVTSTSFVLLPGRISFVISVRSVIRGPSTFSVTFLVSREVSLMVSCEGSFSSFSVTKVSFVLLPGRISFVISVRSVIRGPSTFSVTFLVSTEVSLMVSCEGSLSSFSVTKVSFVLLPGRISFVISVRSTL, from the exons atggtttcctgtgaaggtagtttttcttctttttctgttactacaacttcattcgttttattgccgggcagaatctcctttgttatctctgttcgttctgttatcagag gtccatcgccattttctgtaacattcttagtctccacagaagtctccttaatggtttcccgtGAAggaagtttttcttctttttctgttacttcaacttcattcgttttattgccgggtagaatctcctttgttatctctgttcgttctgttatcagag gtccatcgacattttctgtaacattcttagtctcgagagaagtatccttaatggtttcccgtgaaggtagtttttcttctttttctgttacttcaacttcattcgttttattgccgggcagaatctcctttgttatctctgttcgttctgttatcagaggtccatcgccattttctgtaacattcttagtctcgagagaagattccttaatggtttcctgtgaaggtagtttttcttctttctctgttactaaagtttcattcgttttattgccgggcagaatctcctttgttatctctgttcgttctgttatcagag gtccatcgccattttctgtaacattcttagtttCCACAGaggtctccttaatggtttcctgtgaaggtagtttttcttctttttctgttacttcaacttcattcgttttattgccaggcagaatctcctttgttatctctgttcgttctgttatcagaggtccatcgccattttctgtaacattcttagtctccacagaagtctccttaatggtttcctgtgaaggtagtttttctttttctgttacttcaacttcattcgttttattgcctggcagaatctcctttgttatctctgttcgttctgttatcagaggtccatcgacattttctgtaacattcttagtctcgagagaagtctccttaatggtttcctgtgaag gtagtttttcttctttctctgttactaaagtttcattcgttttattgccgggcagaatctcctttgttatctctgttcgttctgttatcagaggtccatcgacattttctgtaacattcttagtctccacagaagtctccttaatggtttcctgtgaaggtagtctttcttctttctctgttactaaagtttcattcgttttattgccgggcagaatctcctttgttatctctgttcgttctactttatgA
- the LOC127004045 gene encoding uncharacterized protein LOC127004045 isoform X35: protein MVSCEGSFSSFSVTTTSFVLLPGRISFVISVRSVIRGPSPFSVTFLVSTEVSLMASCEGSFSSFSVTSTSFVLLPGRISFVISVRSVIRGPSPFSVTFLVSTEVSLMASCEGSFSSFSVTTTSFVLLPGRISFVISVRSVIRGPSTFSVTFLVSREVSLMVSREGSFSSFSVTKVSFVLLPGRISFVISVRSVIRGPSPFSVTFLVSTEVSLMVSCEGSFSFSVTSTSFVLLPGRISFVISVRSVIRGPSTFSVTFLVSREVSLMVSCEGSFSSFSVTKVSFVLLPGRISFVISVRSVIRGPSTFSVTFLVSTEVSLMVSCEGSLSSFSVTKVSFVLLPGRISFVISVRSTL, encoded by the exons atggtttcctgtgaaggtagtttttcttctttttctgttactacaacttcattcgttttattgccgggcagaatctcctttgttatctctgttcgttctgttatcagaggtccatcgccattttctgtaacattcttagtctccacagaagtctccttaatggcttcctgtgaag gaagtttttcttctttttctgttacttcaacttcattcgttttattgccgggtagaatctcctttgttatctctgttcgttctgttatcagaggtccatcgccattttctgtaacattcttagtctccacagaagtctccttaatggcttcctgtgaaggtagtttttcttctttttctgttactacaacttcattcgttttattgccgggcagaatctcctttgttatctctgttcgttctgttatcagaggtccatcgacattttctgtaacattcttagtctcgagagaagtatccttaatggtttcccgtgaag gtagtttttcttctttctctgttactaaagtttcattcgttttattgccgggcagaatctcctttgttatctctgttcgttctgttatcagag gtccatcgccattttctgtaacattcttagtctccacagaagtctccttaatggtttcctgtgaaggtagtttttctttttctgttacttcaacttcattcgttttattgcctggcagaatctcctttgttatctctgttcgttctgttatcagaggtccatcgacattttctgtaacattcttagtctcgagagaagtctccttaatggtttcctgtgaag gtagtttttcttctttctctgttactaaagtttcattcgttttattgccgggcagaatctcctttgttatctctgttcgttctgttatcagaggtccatcgacattttctgtaacattcttagtctccacagaagtctccttaatggtttcctgtgaaggtagtctttcttctttctctgttactaaagtttcattcgttttattgccgggcagaatctcctttgttatctctgttcgttctactttatgA
- the LOC127004045 gene encoding uncharacterized protein LOC127004045 isoform X37: MVSCEGSFSSFSVTTTSFVLLPGRISFVISVRSVIRGPSPFSVTFLVSTEVSLMASCEGSFSSFSVTSTSFVLLPGRISFVISVRSVIRGPSPFSVTFLVSTEVSLMASCEGSFSSFSVTTTSFVLLPGRISFVISVRSVIRGLSPFSVTFLVSREDSLMASCEGSFSSFSVTTTSFVLLPGRISFVISVRSVIRGPSPFSVTFLVSTEVSLMVSCEGSFSFSVTSTSFVLLPGRISFVISVRSVIRGPSTFSVTFLVSREVSLMVSCEGSFSSFSVTKVSFVLLPGRISFVISVRSVIRGPSTFSVTFLVSTEVSLMVSCEGSLSSFSVTKVSFVLLPGRISFVISVRSTL; the protein is encoded by the exons atggtttcctgtgaaggtagtttttcttctttttctgttactacaacttcattcgttttattgccgggcagaatctcctttgttatctctgttcgttctgttatcagaggtccatcgccattttctgtaacattcttagtctccacagaagtctccttaatggcttcctgtgaag gaagtttttcttctttttctgttacttcaacttcattcgttttattgccgggtagaatctcctttgttatctctgttcgttctgttatcagaggtccatcgccattttctgtaacattcttagtctccacagaagtctccttaatggcttcctgtgaaggtagtttttcttctttttctgttactacaacttcattcgttttattgccgggcagaatctcctttgttatctctgttcgttctgttatcagag gtctatcgccattttctgtaacattcttagtctcgagaGAAGATTCCTTAATggcttcctgtgaaggtagtttttcttctttttctgttactacaacttcattcgttttattgcctggcagaatctcctttgttatctctgttcgttctgttatcagag gtccatcgccattttctgtaacattcttagtctccacagaagtctccttaatggtttcctgtgaaggtagtttttctttttctgttacttcaacttcattcgttttattgcctggcagaatctcctttgttatctctgttcgttctgttatcagaggtccatcgacattttctgtaacattcttagtctcgagagaagtctccttaatggtttcctgtgaag gtagtttttcttctttctctgttactaaagtttcattcgttttattgccgggcagaatctcctttgttatctctgttcgttctgttatcagaggtccatcgacattttctgtaacattcttagtctccacagaagtctccttaatggtttcctgtgaaggtagtctttcttctttctctgttactaaagtttcattcgttttattgccgggcagaatctcctttgttatctctgttcgttctactttatgA
- the LOC127004045 gene encoding uncharacterized protein LOC127004045 isoform X41, translating into MVSCEGSFSSFSVTTTSFVLLPGRISFVISVRSVIRGPSPFSVTFLVSTEVSLMASCEGSFSSFSVTSTSFVLLPGRISFVISVRSVIRGPSPFSVTFLVSTEVSLMASCEGSFSSFSVTTTSFVLLPGRISFVISVRSVIRGPSTFSVTFLVSREVSLMVSCEGSFSSFSVTSTSFVLLPGRISFVISVRSVIRGPSTFSVTFLVSREVSLMVSCEGSFSSFSVTKVSFVLLPGRISFVISVRSVIRGPSTFSVTFLVSTEVSLMVSCEGSLSSFSVTKVSFVLLPGRISFVISVRSTL; encoded by the exons atggtttcctgtgaaggtagtttttcttctttttctgttactacaacttcattcgttttattgccgggcagaatctcctttgttatctctgttcgttctgttatcagaggtccatcgccattttctgtaacattcttagtctccacagaagtctccttaatggcttcctgtgaag gaagtttttcttctttttctgttacttcaacttcattcgttttattgccgggtagaatctcctttgttatctctgttcgttctgttatcagaggtccatcgccattttctgtaacattcttagtctccacagaagtctccttaatggcttcctgtgaaggtagtttttcttctttttctgttactacaacttcattcgttttattgccgggcagaatctcctttgttatctctgttcgttctgttatcagaggtccatcgacattttctgtaacattcttagtctcgagagaa gtctccttaatggtttcctgtgaaggtagtttttcttctttttctgttacttcaacttcattcgttttattgccaggcagaatctcctttgttatctctgttcgttctgttatcagag gtccatcgacattttctgtaacattcttagtctcgagagaagtctccttaatggtttcctgtgaag gtagtttttcttctttctctgttactaaagtttcattcgttttattgccgggcagaatctcctttgttatctctgttcgttctgttatcagaggtccatcgacattttctgtaacattcttagtctccacagaagtctccttaatggtttcctgtgaaggtagtctttcttctttctctgttactaaagtttcattcgttttattgccgggcagaatctcctttgttatctctgttcgttctactttatgA
- the LOC127004045 gene encoding uncharacterized protein LOC127004045 isoform X1 has protein sequence MVSCEGSFSSFSVTTTSFVLLPGRISFVISVRSVIRGPSPFSVTFLVSTEVSLMASCEGSFSSFSVTSTSFVLLPGRISFVISVRSVIRGPSPFSVTFLVSTEVSLMASCEGSFSSFSVTTTSFVLLPGRISFVISVRSVIRGPSTFSVTFLVSREVSLMVSREGSFSSFSVTSTSFVLLPGRISFVISVRSVIRGPSPFSVTFLVSREDSLMVSCEGSFSSFSVTKVSFVLLPGRISFVISVRSVIRGPSPFSVTFLVSTEVSLMVSCEGSFSSFSVTSTSFVLLPGRISFVISVRSVIRGPSPFSVTFLVSTEVSLMVSCEGSFSFSVTSTSFVLLPGRISFVISVRSVIRGPSTFSVTFLVSREVSLMVSCEGSFSSFSVTKVSFVLLPGRISFVISVRSVIRGPSTFSVTFLVSTEVSLMVSCEGSLSSFSVTKVSFVLLPGRISFVISVRSTL, from the exons atggtttcctgtgaaggtagtttttcttctttttctgttactacaacttcattcgttttattgccgggcagaatctcctttgttatctctgttcgttctgttatcagaggtccatcgccattttctgtaacattcttagtctccacagaagtctccttaatggcttcctgtgaag gaagtttttcttctttttctgttacttcaacttcattcgttttattgccgggtagaatctcctttgttatctctgttcgttctgttatcagaggtccatcgccattttctgtaacattcttagtctccacagaagtctccttaatggcttcctgtgaaggtagtttttcttctttttctgttactacaacttcattcgttttattgccgggcagaatctcctttgttatctctgttcgttctgttatcagaggtccatcgacattttctgtaacattcttagtctcgagagaagtatccttaatggtttcccgtgaaggtagtttttcttctttttctgttacttcaacttcattcgttttattgccgggcagaatctcctttgttatctctgttcgttctgttatcagaggtccatcgccattttctgtaacattcttagtctcgagagaagattccttaatggtttcctgtgaaggtagtttttcttctttctctgttactaaagtttcattcgttttattgccgggcagaatctcctttgttatctctgttcgttctgttatcagag gtccatcgccattttctgtaacattcttagtttCCACAGaggtctccttaatggtttcctgtgaaggtagtttttcttctttttctgttacttcaacttcattcgttttattgccaggcagaatctcctttgttatctctgttcgttctgttatcagaggtccatcgccattttctgtaacattcttagtctccacagaagtctccttaatggtttcctgtgaaggtagtttttctttttctgttacttcaacttcattcgttttattgcctggcagaatctcctttgttatctctgttcgttctgttatcagaggtccatcgacattttctgtaacattcttagtctcgagagaagtctccttaatggtttcctgtgaag gtagtttttcttctttctctgttactaaagtttcattcgttttattgccgggcagaatctcctttgttatctctgttcgttctgttatcagaggtccatcgacattttctgtaacattcttagtctccacagaagtctccttaatggtttcctgtgaaggtagtctttcttctttctctgttactaaagtttcattcgttttattgccgggcagaatctcctttgttatctctgttcgttctactttatgA
- the LOC127004045 gene encoding uncharacterized protein LOC127004045 isoform X19 produces MASCEGSFSSFSVTTTSFVLLPGRISFVISVRSTLRGPSPFSVTFLVSTEVSLMASCEGSFSSFSVTTTSFVLLPGRISFVISVRSVIRGPSTFSVTFLVSREVSLMVSREGSFSSFSVTSTSFVLLPGRISFVISVRSVIRGPSPFSVTFLVSREDSLMVSCEGSFSSFSVTKVSFVLLPGRISFVISVRSVIRGPSPFSVTFLVSTEVSLMVSCEGSFSSFSVTSTSFVLLPGRISFVISVRSVIRGPSPFSVTFLVSTEVSLMVSCEGSFSFSVTSTSFVLLPGRISFVISVRSVIRGPSTFSVTFLVSREVSLMVSCEGSFSSFSVTKVSFVLLPGRISFVISVRSVIRGPSTFSVTFLVSTEVSLMVSCEGSLSSFSVTKVSFVLLPGRISFVISVRSTL; encoded by the exons atggcttcctgtgaaggtagtttttcttctttttctgttactacaacttcattcgttttattgccgggtagaatctcctttgttatctctgttcgttctactctcagag gtccatcgccattttctgtaacattcttagtctccacagaagtctccttaatggcttcctgtgaaggtagtttttcttctttttctgttactacaacttcattcgttttattgccgggcagaatctcctttgttatctctgttcgttctgttatcagaggtccatcgacattttctgtaacattcttagtctcgagagaagtatccttaatggtttcccgtgaaggtagtttttcttctttttctgttacttcaacttcattcgttttattgccgggcagaatctcctttgttatctctgttcgttctgttatcagaggtccatcgccattttctgtaacattcttagtctcgagagaagattccttaatggtttcctgtgaaggtagtttttcttctttctctgttactaaagtttcattcgttttattgccgggcagaatctcctttgttatctctgttcgttctgttatcagag gtccatcgccattttctgtaacattcttagtttCCACAGaggtctccttaatggtttcctgtgaaggtagtttttcttctttttctgttacttcaacttcattcgttttattgccaggcagaatctcctttgttatctctgttcgttctgttatcagaggtccatcgccattttctgtaacattcttagtctccacagaagtctccttaatggtttcctgtgaaggtagtttttctttttctgttacttcaacttcattcgttttattgcctggcagaatctcctttgttatctctgttcgttctgttatcagaggtccatcgacattttctgtaacattcttagtctcgagagaagtctccttaatggtttcctgtgaag gtagtttttcttctttctctgttactaaagtttcattcgttttattgccgggcagaatctcctttgttatctctgttcgttctgttatcagaggtccatcgacattttctgtaacattcttagtctccacagaagtctccttaatggtttcctgtgaaggtagtctttcttctttctctgttactaaagtttcattcgttttattgccgggcagaatctcctttgttatctctgttcgttctactttatgA
- the LOC127004045 gene encoding uncharacterized protein LOC127004045 isoform X16, with protein MASCEGSFSSFSVTSTSFVLLPGRISFVISVRSVIRGPSPFSVTFLVSTEVSLMASCEGSFSSFSVTTTSFVLLPGRISFVISVRSVIRGPSTFSVTFLVSREVSLMVSREGSFSSFSVTSTSFVLLPGRISFVISVRSVIRGPSPFSVTFLVSREDSLMVSCEGSFSSFSVTKVSFVLLPGRISFVISVRSVIRGPSPFSVTFLVSTEVSLMVSCEGSFSSFSVTSTSFVLLPGRISFVISVRSVIRGPSPFSVTFLVSTEVSLMVSCEGSFSFSVTSTSFVLLPGRISFVISVRSVIRGPSTFSVTFLVSREVSLMVSCEGSFSSFSVTKVSFVLLPGRISFVISVRSVIRGPSTFSVTFLVSTEVSLMVSCEGSLSSFSVTKVSFVLLPGRISFVISVRSTL; from the exons atggcttcctgtgaag gaagtttttcttctttttctgttacttcaacttcattcgttttattgccgggtagaatctcctttgttatctctgttcgttctgttatcagaggtccatcgccattttctgtaacattcttagtctccacagaagtctccttaatggcttcctgtgaaggtagtttttcttctttttctgttactacaacttcattcgttttattgccgggcagaatctcctttgttatctctgttcgttctgttatcagaggtccatcgacattttctgtaacattcttagtctcgagagaagtatccttaatggtttcccgtgaaggtagtttttcttctttttctgttacttcaacttcattcgttttattgccgggcagaatctcctttgttatctctgttcgttctgttatcagaggtccatcgccattttctgtaacattcttagtctcgagagaagattccttaatggtttcctgtgaaggtagtttttcttctttctctgttactaaagtttcattcgttttattgccgggcagaatctcctttgttatctctgttcgttctgttatcagag gtccatcgccattttctgtaacattcttagtttCCACAGaggtctccttaatggtttcctgtgaaggtagtttttcttctttttctgttacttcaacttcattcgttttattgccaggcagaatctcctttgttatctctgttcgttctgttatcagaggtccatcgccattttctgtaacattcttagtctccacagaagtctccttaatggtttcctgtgaaggtagtttttctttttctgttacttcaacttcattcgttttattgcctggcagaatctcctttgttatctctgttcgttctgttatcagaggtccatcgacattttctgtaacattcttagtctcgagagaagtctccttaatggtttcctgtgaag gtagtttttcttctttctctgttactaaagtttcattcgttttattgccgggcagaatctcctttgttatctctgttcgttctgttatcagaggtccatcgacattttctgtaacattcttagtctccacagaagtctccttaatggtttcctgtgaaggtagtctttcttctttctctgttactaaagtttcattcgttttattgccgggcagaatctcctttgttatctctgttcgttctactttatgA
- the LOC127004045 gene encoding uncharacterized protein LOC127004045 isoform X13, whose product MVSREGSFSSFSVTSTSFVLLPGRISFVISVRSVIRGPSPFSVTFLVSTEVSLMASCEGSFSSFSVTTTSFVLLPGRISFVISVRSVIRGPSTFSVTFLVSREVSLMVSREGSFSSFSVTSTSFVLLPGRISFVISVRSVIRGPSPFSVTFLVSREDSLMVSCEGSFSSFSVTKVSFVLLPGRISFVISVRSVIRGPSPFSVTFLVSTEVSLMVSCEGSFSSFSVTSTSFVLLPGRISFVISVRSVIRGPSPFSVTFLVSTEVSLMVSCEGSFSFSVTSTSFVLLPGRISFVISVRSVIRGPSTFSVTFLVSREVSLMVSCEGSFSSFSVTKVSFVLLPGRISFVISVRSVIRGPSTFSVTFLVSTEVSLMVSCEGSLSSFSVTKVSFVLLPGRISFVISVRSTL is encoded by the exons atggtttcccgtGAAggaagtttttcttctttttctgttacttcaacttcattcgttttattgccgggtagaatctcctttgttatctctgttcgttctgttatcagaggtccatcgccattttctgtaacattcttagtctccacagaagtctccttaatggcttcctgtgaaggtagtttttcttctttttctgttactacaacttcattcgttttattgccgggcagaatctcctttgttatctctgttcgttctgttatcagaggtccatcgacattttctgtaacattcttagtctcgagagaagtatccttaatggtttcccgtgaaggtagtttttcttctttttctgttacttcaacttcattcgttttattgccgggcagaatctcctttgttatctctgttcgttctgttatcagaggtccatcgccattttctgtaacattcttagtctcgagagaagattccttaatggtttcctgtgaaggtagtttttcttctttctctgttactaaagtttcattcgttttattgccgggcagaatctcctttgttatctctgttcgttctgttatcagag gtccatcgccattttctgtaacattcttagtttCCACAGaggtctccttaatggtttcctgtgaaggtagtttttcttctttttctgttacttcaacttcattcgttttattgccaggcagaatctcctttgttatctctgttcgttctgttatcagaggtccatcgccattttctgtaacattcttagtctccacagaagtctccttaatggtttcctgtgaaggtagtttttctttttctgttacttcaacttcattcgttttattgcctggcagaatctcctttgttatctctgttcgttctgttatcagaggtccatcgacattttctgtaacattcttagtctcgagagaagtctccttaatggtttcctgtgaag gtagtttttcttctttctctgttactaaagtttcattcgttttattgccgggcagaatctcctttgttatctctgttcgttctgttatcagaggtccatcgacattttctgtaacattcttagtctccacagaagtctccttaatggtttcctgtgaaggtagtctttcttctttctctgttactaaagtttcattcgttttattgccgggcagaatctcctttgttatctctgttcgttctactttatgA
- the LOC127004045 gene encoding uncharacterized protein LOC127004045 isoform X38, giving the protein MASCEGSFSSFSVTTTSFVLLPGRISFVISVRSVIRGPSTFSVTFLVSREVSLMVSREGSFSSFSVTSTSFVLLPGRISFVISVRSVIRGPSPFSVTFLVSREDSLMVSCEGSFSSFSVTKVSFVLLPGRISFVISVRSVIRGPSPFSVTFLVSTEVSLMVSCEGSFSSFSVTSTSFVLLPGRISFVISVRSVIRGPSPFSVTFLVSTEVSLMVSCEGSFSFSVTSTSFVLLPGRISFVISVRSVIRGPSTFSVTFLVSREVSLMVSCEGSFSSFSVTKVSFVLLPGRISFVISVRSVIRGPSTFSVTFLVSTEVSLMVSCEGSLSSFSVTKVSFVLLPGRISFVISVRSTL; this is encoded by the exons atggcttcctgtgaaggtagtttttcttctttttctgttactacaacttcattcgttttattgccgggcagaatctcctttgttatctctgttcgttctgttatcagaggtccatcgacattttctgtaacattcttagtctcgagagaagtatccttaatggtttcccgtgaaggtagtttttcttctttttctgttacttcaacttcattcgttttattgccgggcagaatctcctttgttatctctgttcgttctgttatcagaggtccatcgccattttctgtaacattcttagtctcgagagaagattccttaatggtttcctgtgaaggtagtttttcttctttctctgttactaaagtttcattcgttttattgccgggcagaatctcctttgttatctctgttcgttctgttatcagag gtccatcgccattttctgtaacattcttagtttCCACAGaggtctccttaatggtttcctgtgaaggtagtttttcttctttttctgttacttcaacttcattcgttttattgccaggcagaatctcctttgttatctctgttcgttctgttatcagaggtccatcgccattttctgtaacattcttagtctccacagaagtctccttaatggtttcctgtgaaggtagtttttctttttctgttacttcaacttcattcgttttattgcctggcagaatctcctttgttatctctgttcgttctgttatcagaggtccatcgacattttctgtaacattcttagtctcgagagaagtctccttaatggtttcctgtgaag gtagtttttcttctttctctgttactaaagtttcattcgttttattgccgggcagaatctcctttgttatctctgttcgttctgttatcagaggtccatcgacattttctgtaacattcttagtctccacagaagtctccttaatggtttcctgtgaaggtagtctttcttctttctctgttactaaagtttcattcgttttattgccgggcagaatctcctttgttatctctgttcgttctactttatgA